In Chryseobacterium gotjawalense, the following are encoded in one genomic region:
- the pncA gene encoding bifunctional nicotinamidase/pyrazinamidase, whose amino-acid sequence MKKALIIVDVQNDFCEGGALAVPGANEIIPYINSLMLENEYDQIVLTQDWHPADHKSFASNNGKKVGDNIILNGIPQHMWPDHCVQGTFGAEFHKDLNRDKVTHIIQKGTNAEFDSYSGFQDNNQFMKTGLDDFLKYHDIQLLEIVGLALDYCVKYTCLDAAKLGYVTCLHFNGTRAVNVKPESGRDAIFEMLQNTVTILG is encoded by the coding sequence ATGAAAAAAGCCCTGATTATCGTTGATGTACAGAATGATTTTTGCGAAGGAGGTGCACTTGCAGTTCCTGGAGCCAATGAAATTATTCCTTATATTAACTCGCTGATGTTGGAAAATGAATATGACCAAATTGTGCTCACCCAAGATTGGCATCCTGCTGATCATAAAAGTTTCGCTTCTAATAATGGAAAAAAAGTAGGCGACAATATTATTCTCAACGGGATCCCACAACATATGTGGCCGGATCATTGTGTACAGGGAACTTTCGGTGCGGAATTTCATAAAGATCTGAACAGAGATAAAGTGACGCACATCATTCAAAAAGGAACCAATGCAGAGTTTGACAGCTACAGTGGTTTTCAGGATAACAATCAGTTTATGAAAACCGGTCTGGATGATTTCTTAAAATACCACGATATTCAATTGCTAGAAATCGTTGGTTTAGCTTTGGATTATTGTGTGAAATATACTTGTTTAGATGCAGCAAAATTAGGATATGTAACATGTTTACATTTTAATGGAACACGTGCGGTCAACGTAAAACCGGAAAGCGGCAGAGACGCCATTTTTGAAATGCTGCAAAATACAGTAACGATTTTAGGATAA
- a CDS encoding YfiT family bacillithiol transferase, translating into MDNLEHKKYPIGKFEEPDTITDQDIDRHIKTLKDFPAGLKNLVQHWNAEQLDTQYRNGGWTIRQLINHLSDSSMNSYMRFKLALTENNPTIKTYDEQQWAELQDSFSIDIKPAFQMLKGIHKRWVYELKSLTNKEYESTFHHPEQNRDITLKENLAFCAWHCDHHFAHINNLKLENNW; encoded by the coding sequence ATGGACAATTTAGAACATAAAAAATATCCGATTGGGAAATTTGAGGAGCCTGATACAATTACAGATCAAGATATTGACCGGCATATTAAAACATTAAAAGATTTTCCGGCAGGGTTAAAAAACCTGGTTCAACACTGGAACGCAGAGCAACTGGATACCCAATACCGGAACGGAGGCTGGACAATCCGGCAGTTGATTAATCACCTTTCGGACAGCAGCATGAACAGTTATATGCGGTTTAAACTCGCTTTAACCGAAAATAACCCTACGATAAAAACCTATGATGAACAACAGTGGGCGGAGTTGCAGGACAGTTTCAGCATCGATATAAAACCAGCTTTTCAAATGTTGAAGGGAATTCACAAACGATGGGTGTACGAACTGAAATCGCTGACGAACAAAGAATATGAAAGTACATTTCATCATCCGGAACAAAACCGCGATATCACTTTAAAAGAGAATCTGGCGTTTTGTGCCTGGCATTGTGACCATCATTTTGCGCATATTAATAATTTGAAATTAGAAAACAACTGGTAA
- a CDS encoding S41 family peptidase, translating into MKKIILFSLFLVISSCVSVKKYNAKSEIPVSAENLKKDVDFTQHKLEELHPKLYWYISKKELDYQFDSLKMTIQKPLKPNEFYEKLAPVIARIKEGHLRLYPYDKRLTKNEIKNLKNQKGLLSRYNFVIDRDRIFVKDNPAKIPNMNVGTEILKIKDIPVKDLLEKYKPIVNSDGDNTTFQKYSMARRWPSFFTAEYGILDSVKIEVKYQNEVKAFYIHREKISREEKKKTEQENKKLTKSETGKTKDYNIVTKSFNRDLQFPTKDSTVAYMKIKTFSGTFSRKFYKQSFAALKKSPAKYLILDVRDNLGGSLSEINNLYSYLVSEDFKFINDMEVTSRTSMFHANYFNEIPILVQPLAAVTYPVYLLGTALSVKKKDDHFYLKNNGIFALKKPKKNHFDGKIYVLINGSSFSASSIISSKLKDAKRAFLVGEETGGANDGTVAGRYSTEKLPHSKLKLPIGLMLVQPNIQFTETKKGVLPDYEIIPTLQQVLQKKDLQLEWVMEQIKKDEGNH; encoded by the coding sequence TTGAAAAAAATCATCCTCTTTTCGCTGTTTTTAGTCATCTCCTCCTGTGTTTCCGTAAAAAAGTACAATGCGAAATCAGAGATTCCTGTTTCTGCTGAAAACTTAAAAAAAGATGTTGATTTCACTCAACATAAATTAGAAGAACTTCACCCAAAACTGTATTGGTATATTTCAAAAAAAGAACTTGATTATCAATTCGACAGTTTAAAAATGACGATTCAGAAACCATTAAAACCGAATGAATTTTATGAAAAACTAGCGCCAGTCATTGCGAGAATAAAAGAAGGACACCTGAGATTATATCCTTATGACAAACGACTGACCAAAAATGAAATCAAAAATCTTAAAAATCAAAAAGGTTTGTTAAGCCGCTATAATTTCGTGATTGATCGTGACAGAATCTTTGTTAAAGATAATCCTGCAAAAATCCCAAATATGAATGTGGGAACGGAAATTTTAAAAATTAAAGATATTCCGGTAAAAGATTTACTCGAAAAATACAAACCAATCGTGAACAGTGACGGCGATAATACAACGTTTCAAAAATATTCGATGGCGCGACGATGGCCTTCCTTTTTTACCGCAGAATATGGAATTTTAGACTCTGTAAAAATCGAAGTCAAGTATCAAAATGAAGTCAAAGCATTTTATATCCATCGGGAAAAAATCTCCAGAGAAGAAAAGAAAAAGACGGAACAGGAAAATAAAAAACTGACTAAAAGCGAAACCGGAAAAACAAAAGATTACAATATTGTCACCAAAAGTTTCAACCGTGATTTACAGTTTCCAACCAAAGATTCTACAGTTGCGTACATGAAAATAAAAACCTTTTCAGGAACTTTTTCACGGAAATTTTATAAACAGAGTTTTGCAGCATTAAAGAAATCACCTGCGAAATATTTGATTTTAGATGTCCGGGATAATCTCGGCGGTTCTTTATCTGAAATTAATAATTTATATTCCTACCTCGTTTCTGAAGATTTTAAATTCATTAATGACATGGAAGTAACCTCGCGTACATCGATGTTTCATGCGAATTATTTCAATGAAATCCCAATACTAGTTCAACCTTTAGCTGCAGTTACTTATCCTGTTTATTTACTGGGAACCGCTTTATCTGTTAAAAAGAAAGATGATCACTTTTATTTAAAAAACAATGGAATTTTCGCTCTAAAAAAACCAAAAAAAAACCACTTCGATGGAAAGATCTATGTTTTGATTAATGGAAGCAGTTTCTCGGCATCGTCAATAATTTCCTCAAAATTAAAGGATGCAAAAAGAGCTTTCCTGGTAGGTGAAGAAACCGGTGGCGCCAATGACGGAACGGTCGCCGGAAGATATTCTACTGAAAAATTACCACACTCAAAATTAAAATTACCTATTGGACTAATGCTGGTTCAGCCCAATATTCAGTTTACAGAAACAAAAAAAGGCGTTCTTCCCGACTACGAAATCATCCCGACTTTACAGCAGGTTTTACAGAAAAAAGACCTCCAGTTAGAATGGGTTATGGAGCAAATAAAAAAGGATGAAGGTAATCACTAA
- a CDS encoding GreA/GreB family elongation factor: MSENIVLTTGVYDLIKDHLRRKRTTAKEEQILLEQLKSSKQVLRKELPGDVVTVNCEVKVKNISTNEEEKYLFVQTNREKIKKGKYSILSPIGLAIVGNKVGDVINWPFEDGDKKLEILGVEHYN, translated from the coding sequence ATGTCCGAAAATATAGTTTTAACCACCGGAGTTTACGATTTGATCAAAGATCATTTAAGAAGAAAAAGAACAACAGCCAAAGAGGAACAAATTCTACTGGAACAACTGAAATCCTCAAAGCAGGTTCTGCGAAAAGAATTGCCAGGCGATGTGGTGACTGTAAACTGTGAGGTAAAAGTGAAAAACATTTCTACGAACGAAGAAGAAAAATATTTATTTGTACAAACAAATAGAGAAAAGATAAAAAAAGGGAAATACTCTATTTTATCGCCGATCGGATTAGCAATCGTCGGAAATAAAGTCGGAGATGTGATTAACTGGCCATTTGAAGATGGCGATAAAAAACTCGAAATTTTAGGAGTGGAACATTACAATTAA
- the ytxJ gene encoding bacillithiol system redox-active protein YtxJ, with the protein MSFFNKIFGSDEPQKSSSTFWNTIESEEDLQEAIGQSFEKKVVVFKHSTRCHISKMVLKNFEKEVAGAENDAVYYFLDLISYRPISNKIAEDLGVTHQSPQMIVLENGKAVKNASHQSISVNLI; encoded by the coding sequence ATGAGTTTTTTTAATAAAATATTTGGCAGTGATGAGCCCCAAAAATCATCTTCAACGTTCTGGAATACAATTGAATCCGAAGAGGATTTACAAGAAGCTATCGGTCAGTCCTTTGAAAAGAAAGTGGTTGTTTTTAAACATTCTACGAGGTGTCATATCAGTAAAATGGTTCTGAAAAATTTTGAAAAGGAAGTAGCTGGTGCAGAAAATGATGCAGTATATTATTTTCTGGATTTAATTTCATACCGGCCGATTTCTAACAAAATTGCTGAAGATTTAGGCGTCACACATCAAAGTCCGCAAATGATTGTTTTAGAAAATGGAAAAGCAGTGAAAAACGCTTCCCATCAAAGTATTTCTGTTAATCTTATTTAA
- a CDS encoding RNA recognition motif domain-containing protein, producing the protein MNIFVSNINYATQEQSLQDLFSEFGDVSSAKIITDRETGRSRGFGFVEMSDEDGKNAIEALNGKELDGKELNISEAKPREDKPRRSFDNNRSGGGGYGGGNRGGGSGYSGGGRSGGSNW; encoded by the coding sequence ATGAACATTTTTGTTTCAAACATTAACTATGCAACCCAAGAACAGTCGTTGCAAGATTTATTTTCAGAATTTGGTGACGTATCGTCTGCCAAAATTATCACTGACAGAGAAACCGGTAGATCAAGAGGTTTCGGTTTCGTAGAAATGAGCGATGAAGATGGCAAGAATGCTATCGAAGCTCTAAACGGAAAAGAATTGGATGGTAAAGAACTTAACATTTCTGAAGCTAAGCCAAGAGAAGACAAACCAAGAAGAAGCTTTGACAACAACCGTTCAGGCGGTGGTGGTTACGGAGGTGGAAATCGTGGTGGTGGAAGCGGATACAGCGGCGGAGGTCGTAGTGGCGGTTCTAACTGGTAA
- a CDS encoding Crp/Fnr family transcriptional regulator, with protein sequence MDSLQNINNYLSEILEVPIEAISGCSNFYTLKKVAKNEFLLSEGEVCLDTFFVEKGLLRMYSLDRNGKEHIIQFAPENWLISDRSSLNFNEKSKYYIEAVEDSEVFVLTNDFFINMIEKFPQTAENNDMLLQKHIRNLQNRVNSLLADTAEERYMSFIKMYPNILLRVPQWMVASYLGITPESLSRVRKELARKNFKTS encoded by the coding sequence ATGGATTCTCTTCAAAATATCAATAATTATTTGTCTGAAATTCTGGAAGTTCCTATAGAGGCAATTTCTGGATGCAGTAATTTTTACACGTTGAAAAAAGTTGCGAAAAATGAATTTCTGCTCAGTGAAGGTGAAGTTTGTCTGGATACTTTTTTTGTAGAAAAAGGATTGCTCAGAATGTACTCTCTCGATCGGAACGGAAAAGAACATATCATTCAGTTCGCGCCTGAAAATTGGCTTATTTCTGACCGGAGCTCGCTTAATTTTAATGAGAAATCAAAATATTATATTGAAGCAGTTGAAGATTCAGAGGTCTTTGTTTTGACCAATGATTTCTTCATTAATATGATTGAAAAATTTCCGCAAACTGCCGAAAACAATGATATGCTTTTGCAGAAACACATCCGGAATTTACAGAATCGGGTGAATTCGCTTTTGGCAGATACCGCCGAAGAAAGGTACATGAGTTTTATCAAAATGTATCCCAATATTTTACTGCGCGTTCCGCAATGGATGGTTGCATCGTATTTAGGTATTACACCGGAAAGTTTGAGCAGAGTCCGAAAAGAACTGGCCCGAAAAAATTTCAAAACTTCATAA
- a CDS encoding aldo/keto reductase, translating into MNFSPIIIGTMRWGIWGANHSQKEVQKLIEVSLDEKLYTFDHADIYGDYTTEKLFGDAFVQMNLKREEVQFISKCGIEMPCSNRNYTVKSYNYSQEHILKSVDQSLKNLKTDYLDLLLLHRPSPLMNPAEIADSFAILREQKKVRHFGVSNFSPSQFDLINDAFPVITNQVEISLNHTNSFFDGTLDQMMLKKLQPMAWSVLGNYFTEKSEANERIKKVLGQLCQKYAAEENQILLAFILKHPANILPVIGTSRVENIKKLNESFSINLEHEDWFKLLQAKNGKEIM; encoded by the coding sequence ATGAATTTTTCACCCATTATTATAGGAACTATGCGCTGGGGAATTTGGGGCGCCAATCATTCCCAAAAAGAAGTGCAGAAACTCATTGAAGTTTCTCTCGATGAAAAGCTCTATACTTTCGATCACGCAGATATTTATGGAGACTACACAACTGAAAAACTCTTCGGCGATGCTTTTGTACAAATGAATTTGAAGAGGGAAGAGGTACAGTTTATTTCAAAATGCGGAATTGAAATGCCGTGTTCCAACCGAAATTACACTGTGAAATCCTATAATTATTCGCAGGAACATATTTTAAAATCGGTGGATCAGAGTTTAAAAAATTTAAAAACTGATTACCTTGATTTATTGCTTCTTCACCGGCCATCACCATTGATGAATCCAGCTGAAATAGCGGATAGTTTCGCGATTTTACGTGAACAGAAAAAAGTTCGCCATTTCGGCGTGTCTAATTTTTCACCTTCACAGTTTGATCTGATCAATGATGCTTTTCCTGTAATTACGAATCAGGTTGAAATTTCTCTCAATCACACCAATTCTTTTTTCGACGGAACTTTGGATCAAATGATGCTTAAGAAGCTTCAGCCAATGGCCTGGTCAGTCCTGGGAAATTATTTTACGGAAAAATCTGAGGCCAACGAAAGAATAAAAAAAGTACTCGGGCAACTTTGTCAAAAATATGCTGCGGAAGAAAATCAGATTCTTCTCGCATTCATTTTAAAACATCCAGCCAACATTCTTCCTGTTATAGGTACTTCACGTGTGGAAAATATTAAAAAACTTAACGAAAGTTTTTCTATTAATTTGGAGCACGAAGATTGGTTTAAACTCTTACAGGCCAAAAACGGAAAAGAAATAATGTGA
- a CDS encoding sigma-70 family RNA polymerase sigma factor: MRQLKITKQVTNRETASLDKYLQEIGKVDLITADEEVELAQKIRAGDRVALEKLIKANLRFVVSVSKQYQNQGLSLPDLINEGNLGLMKAAKRYDETRGFKFISYAVWWIRQSILQALAEQSRIVRLPLNKIGSINKINKAYAHLEQENERPPSPEELAEVLDMSEDDIKESMKNSGRHLSMDAPLVEGEDSNLYDVLRSGESPSPDKDLMLESLQIEIERALQTLTPREADLVRLYFGLNGKHPMTLEEIGETFDLTRERVRQIKEKAIKRLKHNTRSKILKSYLGK, encoded by the coding sequence ATGAGACAATTAAAAATTACCAAACAGGTTACCAACAGAGAAACCGCCTCTCTCGACAAGTATTTGCAGGAGATTGGAAAAGTTGATTTGATTACAGCCGACGAAGAAGTTGAATTGGCACAAAAAATACGCGCCGGAGACAGAGTGGCGTTGGAAAAACTAATTAAAGCCAACCTCCGATTCGTGGTATCTGTTTCTAAACAATACCAAAACCAAGGACTTTCCCTACCCGATTTAATTAACGAAGGGAATTTAGGTTTGATGAAAGCTGCGAAAAGATATGATGAAACAAGAGGTTTTAAATTTATCTCTTATGCAGTTTGGTGGATCCGTCAGTCGATTCTACAGGCATTGGCAGAACAGTCTAGGATTGTAAGATTGCCACTGAATAAAATCGGATCGATTAACAAGATCAACAAAGCGTACGCGCATTTGGAGCAGGAAAACGAAAGACCGCCATCTCCAGAGGAATTAGCGGAAGTTTTGGACATGAGCGAAGACGACATCAAGGAATCAATGAAAAACTCCGGAAGACACCTGTCGATGGATGCACCTCTTGTAGAAGGTGAAGATTCTAACTTATACGACGTTTTGCGTTCCGGTGAATCCCCAAGTCCGGATAAAGATCTGATGTTGGAATCACTGCAAATCGAAATCGAAAGAGCGTTGCAAACCTTGACTCCAAGAGAAGCTGATTTGGTTCGTTTATATTTCGGACTGAACGGAAAACATCCGATGACTCTGGAAGAAATCGGTGAAACTTTTGATCTGACAAGAGAAAGAGTCCGTCAGATTAAAGAAAAAGCGATTAAAAGATTGAAACACAATACGAGAAGTAAGATTCTGAAATCGTATTTGGGTAAATAA
- a CDS encoding DUF4153 domain-containing protein, protein MVEKFKEVFGKAGAIIREYPMILVMALIAAASTIFYINHDYSREYSFVYLKSGLVASLGISLMFALKMLSQRIGKEILLQVSGILFLIIFYFLLPPGEKQFTEVYAFLLVPTFLLSHLLVSFIAFIGKNRELNFWQYNKNLFINLFLTVVFTGILTAGIMLAILAVDHLFDFNFNNRYYSYTFSLLTIFGSCFIFLLFNEKGLFYLEKNGDYPVILKFFTQYVLVPLLLIYVVILYFYSAKILINWELPRGWVSYLILAYSVVGILAILLVHPLKEDSTKSWVRIFSKIFYYALAPLIILLFIAIFTRILEYGYTEPRYFVLLLALWLTTVVFYFIFIRKQTIKFVPVSLFAFGLFSLTFPYLNTFSVAKRSQKNELMKTLGANNLLENGKINFNKKVSDSVAMELSDKFQFLAKRNEKEFLLPLLQKKGQAQLAKTTDNGNFNEVRNVIHDQFKNVTYNLSDKKANPVSQNITLIAKDFNADLTGYHYLFKAYNYKDNFFEFDHNIVELKMPISQFKSELFLIFNNQKVNLVPDLQKLFANYPNSGEIKVNQLFITKKIANYEFKIMFDTLILIKSADKEPQFLINSESVLILIKVD, encoded by the coding sequence ATGGTTGAAAAATTCAAAGAAGTATTCGGGAAAGCCGGTGCAATAATCCGGGAATACCCAATGATTTTAGTCATGGCTTTAATCGCTGCAGCCTCAACGATCTTTTATATTAATCATGATTATAGCCGGGAATATTCATTTGTCTACTTAAAATCTGGACTGGTTGCGTCACTTGGAATTTCGCTAATGTTTGCTTTAAAGATGCTTTCGCAAAGAATTGGGAAAGAAATTCTGCTGCAGGTATCAGGAATTCTCTTTCTAATCATTTTTTATTTTCTACTGCCGCCAGGGGAAAAGCAATTTACAGAAGTTTACGCTTTCTTACTCGTACCCACTTTTTTATTATCGCATCTTTTGGTTTCCTTCATTGCGTTTATCGGAAAGAACCGCGAACTTAATTTTTGGCAGTACAATAAAAATCTCTTCATCAACTTATTCCTGACCGTCGTATTTACTGGTATTTTAACCGCCGGAATTATGCTTGCGATTTTAGCAGTAGACCATCTTTTTGATTTTAATTTTAACAACCGTTACTATTCCTATACTTTCAGTTTATTAACCATTTTCGGGAGTTGTTTTATTTTTCTCTTATTTAATGAAAAAGGACTGTTTTATTTAGAAAAAAATGGTGATTATCCTGTGATTCTGAAGTTTTTCACGCAGTATGTTTTGGTTCCACTGCTTCTTATTTATGTGGTCATTCTTTATTTTTATTCCGCAAAAATCCTTATTAACTGGGAATTACCGAGAGGTTGGGTTTCTTATTTGATTCTCGCCTATTCTGTAGTCGGAATTTTAGCCATCCTTTTGGTGCATCCATTGAAAGAAGATTCGACCAAATCGTGGGTCAGGATCTTTTCTAAAATTTTCTATTATGCTCTGGCACCTTTAATTATCCTTTTGTTTATTGCGATATTTACGAGGATTTTAGAATACGGCTACACCGAACCGCGATATTTCGTTTTATTGCTGGCTCTTTGGCTCACAACGGTTGTTTTTTATTTTATTTTCATTCGTAAACAAACCATCAAATTTGTACCTGTCAGTTTATTTGCGTTCGGATTATTTTCTTTGACTTTCCCCTATCTGAATACCTTCTCGGTAGCCAAAAGAAGCCAGAAAAATGAATTGATGAAAACCTTGGGTGCAAATAATTTATTGGAAAATGGAAAGATCAATTTCAATAAAAAAGTTTCTGACAGCGTGGCAATGGAGCTTTCTGACAAATTTCAATTTCTGGCTAAAAGGAATGAAAAAGAATTCCTCTTGCCGCTCCTTCAGAAAAAAGGTCAGGCGCAACTTGCAAAAACAACCGATAACGGTAATTTCAATGAAGTTAGAAATGTCATCCACGATCAGTTCAAAAATGTGACTTATAACCTTTCGGATAAAAAAGCAAATCCTGTTTCCCAAAATATCACTTTAATTGCAAAAGACTTTAATGCCGATCTCACCGGTTACCACTATCTCTTCAAAGCGTATAATTACAAAGACAATTTCTTTGAATTCGATCATAATATTGTTGAATTAAAGATGCCGATAAGCCAATTCAAATCTGAATTATTTTTAATTTTTAATAATCAGAAAGTTAATCTGGTTCCAGATTTACAAAAATTGTTTGCAAATTATCCAAACAGCGGAGAAATAAAAGTTAATCAACTTTTTATCACCAAGAAAATCGCGAATTATGAATTTAAAATTATGTTTGATACGTTGATTCTAATAAAATCTGCAGACAAAGAACCCCAATTTCTTATCAATTCGGAATCGGTTTTAATTTTAATTAAGGTCGATTAG
- a CDS encoding BlaI/MecI/CopY family transcriptional regulator yields MKISHLTPGEEILMNVLWRLDSAYMREIIEQYPEPKPHPNTISTFLKILVEKEFLTTDKQGRVFQYTVAIPFDDYKKYLLKIFLEDYFNNSPSELVKLLREEHLLKDSDLKQFFEENGTAISNQEKEEDSELSEFLNEITAPKKKKKKKEKDDKKKKKNK; encoded by the coding sequence ATGAAAATAAGTCATTTGACTCCCGGAGAAGAAATTCTAATGAATGTTTTGTGGCGGCTTGATTCGGCTTATATGCGCGAGATTATTGAGCAATATCCTGAACCAAAACCGCACCCTAATACCATTTCAACTTTTCTAAAAATATTGGTCGAAAAAGAATTTCTTACTACTGACAAACAGGGGCGTGTTTTTCAATATACTGTTGCGATTCCTTTTGACGACTATAAAAAATATTTATTGAAGATTTTCCTGGAAGATTATTTTAATAATTCCCCTTCCGAACTCGTAAAATTATTACGTGAAGAACACCTTCTAAAAGATTCCGATTTAAAACAGTTCTTCGAAGAAAATGGGACAGCAATCTCTAATCAGGAGAAAGAAGAGGATTCAGAACTCAGTGAATTTCTCAATGAGATTACCGCTCCGAAAAAGAAAAAAAAGAAAAAAGAAAAGGACGATAAAAAGAAAAAGAAGAATAAATAG
- a CDS encoding SRPBCC family protein codes for MKKLEFTVEISASREKVWDALWSDQNYRKWTAVFIPGSYYEGELLEGNDIRFLSPGQHGLFAVVEKVIPFQSMHFVHFGLVLDGISQGKTFSENSIEYYDLYETEQGTKLTVTINTEEEYVTYFSNSFPRALHAVKELAES; via the coding sequence ATGAAAAAATTAGAGTTTACAGTCGAGATCAGTGCTTCCCGGGAAAAGGTTTGGGATGCGCTTTGGAGTGATCAGAATTACCGCAAATGGACTGCCGTCTTTATACCGGGTTCCTACTATGAAGGTGAACTTCTGGAGGGTAATGACATTCGCTTTTTATCGCCGGGACAACACGGCCTTTTTGCAGTAGTGGAAAAAGTAATTCCGTTTCAATCCATGCATTTTGTGCATTTCGGACTGGTGCTCGACGGGATTTCCCAGGGAAAAACTTTCTCTGAAAACTCTATTGAATACTACGATTTATATGAAACGGAGCAGGGCACCAAATTAACGGTGACCATCAATACCGAAGAAGAATACGTTACCTATTTTTCCAACAGTTTCCCGCGCGCATTGCATGCAGTTAAAGAACTCGCAGAATCTTAG
- a CDS encoding CorA family divalent cation transporter yields MPIEILFKNEHCEWIDVESPTKEDLVFLHERYDINYLLLEDTTDANHLPKFEQDGNVNFFLMRENTQLERSNLNTISDISTKLGIFLFDHVIITIHRLKNRSVYELKKEIVLPQNDHIARDEIALNLALKVIKSYDDESKNLLEIMDQIESEIFLKTTNHTNHIRRLYRLKRKSGLNTRILNISTVWVDKFKVLQLDDTVVTDLKDKHKDVIADFEHLNTQVTSLISMFLAMSDQKANQVMKVLAIYSMYFFPITFIAGIYGMNFVFMPELNVKYGYYFTLGLMGIITLITFVYVRKKGW; encoded by the coding sequence ATGCCTATTGAAATATTATTTAAAAATGAACATTGTGAATGGATTGATGTAGAAAGTCCAACCAAAGAGGATTTGGTTTTTCTGCATGAGCGTTATGATATTAATTATCTTCTTTTGGAAGATACGACCGATGCGAATCACCTGCCGAAATTTGAACAGGACGGAAATGTTAATTTTTTCCTGATGCGTGAAAATACGCAACTGGAAAGATCGAATTTGAATACAATCAGTGATATTTCTACCAAACTGGGAATTTTTTTATTTGATCATGTCATCATTACGATTCACCGGTTGAAGAACAGAAGCGTCTACGAATTAAAAAAAGAAATTGTACTGCCACAGAACGACCATATCGCCCGGGATGAAATCGCGTTGAATTTAGCCTTAAAGGTAATCAAGTCGTACGATGATGAATCGAAAAATCTGCTGGAAATAATGGATCAGATCGAAAGCGAAATTTTCCTGAAAACCACCAATCATACCAATCATATCCGGCGGCTTTACCGGTTGAAAAGAAAGTCCGGTTTAAATACCAGAATTCTTAATATTTCTACCGTTTGGGTTGATAAATTTAAAGTGCTTCAGCTCGATGATACGGTCGTAACTGATTTAAAGGACAAGCACAAAGACGTCATCGCAGACTTCGAGCATCTGAATACGCAGGTTACCAGTTTAATTTCGATGTTTCTGGCGATGAGCGACCAAAAGGCGAACCAGGTGATGAAAGTGCTGGCCATTTATTCGATGTACTTTTTTCCAATTACTTTTATTGCGGGTATTTATGGAATGAACTTCGTTTTCATGCCGGAACTTAATGTGAAATACGGTTATTATTTCACGCTTGGACTGATGGGAATAATTACCCTGATTACCTTTGTATATGTTCGAAAAAAGGGTTGGTAA